In Symmachiella dynata, the following are encoded in one genomic region:
- a CDS encoding glycosyltransferase family 4 protein, with translation MAISTVQQVKTPKAAPPALDRQPLKIAIARRYYSLQRGGAERYCVNLSRQLLKLGHDVSFVGEGIDDALSDELPFFPVRVQSSTSSARNRSFAENCGKVIAGQNFDIVYGLGRSLGVDLFRVTERLQSHWLNVHYRNRAHRLLQQLNPRHRTLIELERTICQSPQTRRIVTISSVDGALLQRYYDVPPEKIRTIYNGVDIDHFHPRAQQFSAEVRREWGIGEHDPLITFASMDFAGKGLRTILESLRSARNQEIQLLVLGRGPQHKFARLAKQLGVANRVTFAGRQDKIERFYAAGDLMVLPTTYEPFPNVVVESMACGVPAITTATAGGADMIDEEATGYLLPDSWAVGELAERLDHHFSKTDAQRELMATASRARTATMTVENNARQVSELFYEVLRDKSRV, from the coding sequence ATGGCTATCAGTACCGTACAACAGGTCAAAACACCGAAAGCCGCCCCCCCTGCCCTTGACCGGCAGCCGTTGAAGATCGCGATTGCGCGGCGCTATTACTCCCTGCAACGCGGTGGAGCGGAGCGGTACTGTGTGAATCTATCACGGCAGTTGCTCAAGCTGGGGCATGATGTTTCGTTTGTCGGCGAAGGCATCGACGACGCGCTGAGCGACGAGTTGCCGTTTTTTCCCGTTCGCGTGCAATCCTCGACTTCCTCGGCCCGCAATCGCTCGTTTGCCGAGAACTGCGGCAAGGTGATTGCCGGGCAGAATTTCGATATTGTCTATGGATTGGGTCGCAGTCTGGGCGTCGACCTGTTTCGGGTGACCGAACGACTGCAATCGCACTGGTTGAACGTGCACTATCGCAATCGGGCGCATCGGTTACTGCAGCAACTCAATCCGCGGCACCGGACGCTCATCGAGTTGGAACGAACGATCTGCCAGTCACCACAAACGCGGCGGATTGTGACGATTTCCTCCGTCGACGGCGCGTTGTTGCAGCGGTATTACGACGTGCCGCCGGAGAAAATCCGCACGATTTATAACGGCGTCGACATTGATCACTTTCATCCCCGCGCTCAACAGTTTTCCGCAGAGGTCCGTCGCGAATGGGGGATTGGGGAACACGATCCGCTGATTACGTTTGCTTCCATGGATTTTGCGGGCAAGGGACTGCGGACCATCTTGGAGTCGCTTCGCTCAGCTCGCAATCAAGAGATTCAACTTCTGGTATTGGGACGGGGGCCGCAACACAAGTTTGCGAGACTGGCCAAACAATTGGGCGTCGCGAACCGCGTCACCTTCGCCGGACGACAAGACAAAATTGAGCGGTTTTATGCAGCGGGGGATCTGATGGTTCTCCCGACGACGTATGAACCGTTTCCCAATGTGGTCGTCGAATCGATGGCCTGTGGAGTTCCCGCGATTACGACTGCCACCGCCGGCGGTGCGGACATGATTGACGAAGAAGCCACCGGCTACCTGTTGCCCGATAGCTGGGCAGTAGGCGAATTGGCAGAACGACTGGACCACCATTTTTCGAAAACGGACGCCCAGCGCGAATTGATGGCGACTGCCAGTCGGGCCAGGACAGCCACGATGACGGTCGAAAACAATGCGCGGCAAGTTTCGGAGTTGTTCTACGAGGTGTTGCGTGACAAGTCTCGCGTTTGA
- the plsY gene encoding glycerol-3-phosphate 1-O-acyltransferase PlsY, whose product MNDATAALIVAIISYLVGAIPFGYLIPKWCKGIDIREHGSGNPGATNVLRTMGNEWGILVLCLDLLKGLLPVWLLPMWLLPSDSPAMLHLRVLAGVAAIVGHMLPVYLQFRGGKGVATALGVVIVLGGWGTPVAVATFLITFAAWRLVALSSMLAVSAFAITQLVVLYPYPSQTWSLLGFSVAAPLLIIYRHRSNIVRLWNREEERTEIGKRSSSVKNEVPTESDEDSAA is encoded by the coding sequence ATGAATGATGCCACCGCTGCCTTGATTGTGGCGATCATTTCTTATCTCGTCGGTGCGATTCCGTTTGGCTATTTGATTCCCAAATGGTGTAAGGGGATCGATATACGCGAGCATGGCAGTGGAAATCCGGGGGCGACGAATGTGCTCCGCACCATGGGGAACGAGTGGGGAATTCTGGTGCTGTGCCTGGACCTGCTCAAGGGATTGTTGCCAGTATGGCTGTTGCCCATGTGGTTGTTGCCTAGCGACAGTCCGGCGATGCTTCATCTGCGTGTGCTGGCAGGAGTGGCGGCCATTGTGGGGCATATGTTGCCGGTGTATTTGCAGTTTCGCGGCGGCAAAGGTGTGGCAACTGCCTTGGGGGTCGTGATCGTACTGGGAGGATGGGGAACGCCGGTAGCTGTGGCAACGTTTCTAATCACATTCGCCGCATGGCGACTGGTGGCGCTCAGTTCGATGCTTGCAGTCAGCGCATTTGCGATCACGCAACTAGTGGTGCTTTATCCGTATCCGTCCCAGACGTGGAGCTTGCTGGGTTTTAGCGTTGCGGCGCCGTTGCTGATCATCTATCGGCACCGCAGCAATATCGTACGATTGTGGAATCGCGAGGAGGAAAGAACGGAGATCGGCAAACGCTCTTCGTCTGTAAAAAACGAGGTTCCGACGGAGTCCGATGAAGATTCAGCGGCGTGA
- a CDS encoding lipopolysaccharide kinase InaA family protein, whose amino-acid sequence MTSLAFEDWQSGKLRVNRDFAQILRSNQLDTFDALMNLTGGTIAKNLLAERTTTRITLQDGEHSRGFYIKRHLPSPLKEYFKPLLRLTWPILGARNEWDALLEFHTAKIPTMTPVALGEVGRYSFLVTEAIDGYTKLPEWLAQQPATADLTPVVDRVAEIARRMHVSGLHHQDFYLGHLLIRQGEDDFDVRVIDLGRARASAHLSQRWIIKDLAQLDYSARHMRIREQVRFLHGYFGGSRRLDPAEKRLVRRIRNKSRWIARHSQKNRL is encoded by the coding sequence GTGACAAGTCTCGCGTTTGAGGATTGGCAAAGCGGAAAGTTGCGCGTGAATCGCGACTTCGCGCAGATCCTCCGCAGCAACCAACTCGACACGTTCGATGCATTGATGAATCTCACCGGCGGCACGATTGCCAAAAACCTGTTGGCGGAACGGACCACAACGCGGATCACGCTGCAAGATGGGGAGCATTCCCGTGGATTTTACATCAAACGCCATTTGCCCTCGCCGCTCAAAGAATACTTCAAACCCTTGTTGCGGCTGACTTGGCCGATACTGGGCGCCCGCAACGAATGGGATGCTCTGCTCGAATTCCACACAGCTAAAATTCCGACCATGACACCGGTGGCACTAGGTGAAGTGGGGCGGTATTCGTTTCTGGTGACCGAAGCGATCGATGGGTACACGAAGCTGCCGGAATGGTTGGCACAACAACCGGCGACGGCTGATTTGACGCCGGTCGTGGACCGCGTGGCTGAGATCGCACGGCGGATGCATGTCTCGGGATTGCATCACCAAGATTTTTACTTGGGACACTTGTTGATCCGCCAAGGCGAAGATGATTTTGACGTGCGGGTCATCGACTTGGGCCGCGCACGGGCGTCGGCCCACCTGTCGCAGCGTTGGATCATCAAAGATTTAGCGCAGTTAGACTATTCCGCCCGGCACATGCGAATCCGCGAGCAGGTGCGGTTTTTGCATGGCTATTTCGGCGGTTCACGGCGACTCGACCCGGCTGAAAAGCGCCTCGTACGACGAATCCGCAACAAGTCCCGCTGGATTGCACGGCACTCGCAGAAGAATCGGTTGTGA